One Coffea arabica cultivar ET-39 chromosome 5c, Coffea Arabica ET-39 HiFi, whole genome shotgun sequence DNA window includes the following coding sequences:
- the LOC140007310 gene encoding uncharacterized protein — protein MKDTENIKEYSDKLLDVVNKIRLIGKQLPDSRVIEKLLVSLPERFEAKISSLEDSRDLSQIKMPENNFLSNPPNFTGENYQIWAVKMKSYLNANDLWDVVETDPVPELSEDPTIAEMRTHRDAVKRRSKGMTCIHSAVSDVVYTKIMTCETVKKAWDTLKMAFQGNDRTRQMQVLNLRREFELLRMKDTENIKEYSDKLLDVVNKIRLIGEQLPDSRVIEKVLVSLPERFEVKISSLENSRDLSQITLPELINTLQTQEQRRAIRKEEVVEGAFQVKDKIQNQQGSKGKKQQWNKKSKKEGKSSRDKGRRGKFPQCPHCKRTSHLQQYCWWRPNVQCRSCNQKGHIKKVCKNNGRDQHAQIADQQEEEQLFVATCFASKTSIEAWLIDSGCTHHMAYDESIFKELDKSYISKVKIGNGDCIGVKGKGIEHQLTVTYTPQQNGVSERKNKTIMEMARQKLGFHFDEYATWDWNNSKVEHFKGSESKELQEENIDESIDHIPVRGTNLLFDIYNKCNVAILEPADYEEAAKDLKWIEHKARLVVKRYAQQFGVDFSDTFAPVVRLDTIRLILALAAQKDWRVYQFDVKSAFLNGYLEEEIFVEQPQGFVVKGQEDKIGFKKSLSESTLYVKIINDDIIVISLYVDDLLVTGSKPILVNQFKEQMKQVFEMIDLGEMSYFLGMEVIQSQQEIFISQHKYARDVLKKFNMESCKSISTPLMENEKLSKDDGTAKVDEGLYRSLIGCLMYLTATRSDIMYAVNLLSRFMHCASELHFKAAKRVLRYVKRHC, from the exons ATGAAAGACACAGAAAACATCAAAGAGTACTCTGACAAACTCTTAGATGTTGTGAATAAAATCAGATTGATTGGAAAGCAATTACCAGATAGTAGAGTTATAGAGAAACTCTTGGTGAGCTTACCTGAAAGGTTTGAGGCCAAGATTTCCTCCCTTGAAGATTCAAGGGATTTGTCTCAAATCAAAATGCCAGAAAACAACTTCTTGTCTAATCCTCCAAATTTCACTGGTGAAAACTATCAAATCTGGGCTGTCAAAATGAAGTCCTATTTGAATGCTAATGATCTTTGGGATGTGGTAGAGACAGATCCTGTTCCCGAATTGTCGGAAGATCCAACTATTGCAGAAATGAGAACCCATAGAGATGCAGTCAAAAGGAGATCAAAAGGCatgacgtgcattcattcagCAGTTTCTGATGTAGTATACACAAAAATTATGACTTGTGAAACTGTAAAGAAAGCTTGGGATACTCTCAAAATGGCTTTTCAAGGCAATGACAGAACAAGACAAATGCAGGTTTTGAATCTTAGGAGAGAGTTTGAGCTCCTTAGGATGAAAGACACAGAAAACATCAAAGAGTACTCTGACAAACTCTTAGATGTTGTGAATAAAATCAGATTGATTGGAGAACAATTACCAGATAGTAGAGTTATAGAGAAAGTCTTAGTGAGCTTACCTGAAAGGTTTGAGGTCAAGATTTCCTCCCTTGAAAATTCAAGGGATTTGTCTCAAATCACTTTGCCAGAACTAATCAATACATTACAAACACAAGAGCAGAGAAGAGCTATCCGAAAGGAGGAAGTAGTAGAAGGTGCTTTTCAGGTGAAAgacaaaattcaaaatcaacaaggtagcaaaggaaagaaacagcAGTGGAACAAGAAGAGCAAGAAGGAAGGTAAGTCTAGCAGAGATaaaggaagaagaggaaaatttCCTCAATGTCCACATTGCAAAAGGACTTCACATCTGCAACAATATTGCTGGTGGAGACCTAACGTCCAATGTAGGTCATGCAATCAGAAAGGACACATCAAAAAGGTATGTAAAAATAATGGAAGAGACCAACATGCTCAAATAGCTGACCAACAAGAGGAGGAGCAATTATTTGTGGCCACTTGCTTTGCAAGCAAGACCTCCATTGAAGCTTGGCTAATTGATAGTGGCTGTACTCATCACATGGCATATGATGAGTCCATATTCAAGGAATTggataaatcatatatttccaAAGTTAAAATTGGAAATGGAGATTGTATTGGGGTGAAAGGCAAAG gaattgaacatcaattaactgTCACTTatactccacaacaaaatggagtAAGTGAAAGAAAGAACAAGACAATCATGGAGATGGCCAG GCAGAAGTTGGGATTCCATTTTGATGAATACGCAACATGGGACTGGAACAATTCCAAAGTTGAACATTTCAAGGGATCAGAATCTAAAGAATTGCAGGAGGAGAATATTGATGAGTCAATAGATCATATTCCAGTTAGAGGTACCAATTTACTCTTTGACATTTATAACAAATGTAATGTTGCAATTCTTGAACCTGCAGATTATGAAGAAGCTGCCAAAGACTTGAAGTGGATCGAG CACAAGGCAAGGTTGGTCGTCAAGAGATATGCTCAACAATTTGGAGTGGACTTCTCGGATACATTTGCACCAGTAGTAAGACTTGACACCATCAGGTTGATCCTAGCACTTGCAGCTCAAAAAGACTGGAGAGTTTATCAATTTGACGTCAAGTCAGCATTTCTAAATGGCTACTTGGAGGAGGAGATCTTTGTGGAGCAACCTCAAGGATTCGTAGTGAAAGGTCAAGAAGACAAG ATTGGATTTAAGAAGAGTTTGAGTGAATCAACTCTTTATGTAAAAATTATTAATGATGATATAATTGTTATTTCACTATACgttgatgatttgcttgtcacAGGAAGTAAGCCAATCTTGGTAAATCAGTTTAAGGAGCAGATGAAACAAGTCTTTGAAATGATAGACTTGGGAGAAATGTCCTATTTTCTTGGCATGGAGGTTATTCAATCTCAACAAGAAATTTTCATAAGTCAGCACAAATATGCAAGAGATGTGTTGAAAAAGTTTAATATGGAAAGTTGCAAATCAATTAGTACTCCATTGATGGAGAACGAGAAGCTTAGTAAAGATGATGGAACTGCCAAAGTTGATGAAGGCCTGTACAGAAGTCTTATAGGTTGTTTGATGTATCTTACAGCAACAAGGTCTGATATTATGTATGCTGTGAATTTACTGTCTAGATTTATGCATTGTGCAAGTGAGTTGCACTTCAAAGCTGCAAAAAGAGTACTCAGGTATGTCAAAAGGCACTGCTAA